A single region of the Bacteroides luhongzhouii genome encodes:
- a CDS encoding ABC-F family ATP-binding cassette domain-containing protein — protein MAVPYLQIDNLTKSFGDLVLFENISLGIAEGQRVGLIAKNGSGKTTLLNIIAGKEGYDSGNIVFRRDLRVDYLEQDPQYPEELTVLEACFHHGNSTVELIKEYERCMETEGHPGLADLLVRMDQEKAWEYEQKAKQILSQLKIRNFDQKVKQLSGGQLKRVALANALITEPDLLILDEPTNHLDLDMTEWLEDYLRRTNLSLLMVTHDRYFLDRVCSEIIEIDNQQVYQYKGNYSYYLEKRQERIEAKSVEIERANNLYRTELDWMRRMPQARGHKARYREDAFYELEKVAKQRFNNDNVKLEVKASYIGSKIFEADHLYKSFGDLKILEDFSYIFARYEKMGIVGNNGTGKSTFIKILMGQVQPDSGMVDIGETVRFGYYSQDGLQFDEQMKVIDVVQDIAEVIELGNGKKLTASQFLQHFLFTPETQHSYVYKLSGGERRRLYLCTILMRNPNFLVLDEPTNDLDIITLNVLEEYLQNFKGCVIVVSHDRYFMDKVVDHLMVFNGQGDIRDFPGNYSDYRDWKEAKAQKEKEAEKPQEEKTARVRLNDKRKMSFKEKREFEQLEKEIADLETEKAQIEELLCSGTLSVDELTEKSKRLPEVNDLIDEKTMRWLELSEIES, from the coding sequence GTGGCAGTACCTTATTTACAGATAGATAACCTGACCAAGTCTTTCGGTGACTTGGTTCTTTTTGAAAATATATCTTTGGGCATTGCCGAAGGTCAGCGTGTAGGATTGATCGCAAAGAACGGTAGCGGAAAAACGACCTTACTGAATATTATTGCCGGAAAGGAAGGTTATGATAGCGGTAATATTGTCTTCCGTCGTGACCTTCGGGTGGATTATCTGGAACAAGACCCGCAATATCCCGAAGAACTGACGGTGCTTGAAGCTTGTTTTCATCATGGCAACAGCACAGTGGAGTTGATAAAGGAGTACGAACGTTGTATGGAAACCGAAGGGCATCCGGGACTGGCAGACCTTTTGGTACGTATGGATCAGGAGAAAGCCTGGGAATATGAACAGAAAGCGAAACAAATTCTTTCACAACTCAAAATCCGTAACTTCGACCAGAAAGTGAAACAACTGTCCGGCGGACAGTTGAAGCGCGTCGCTTTGGCAAACGCCTTGATTACCGAACCGGATTTATTGATTCTCGATGAGCCTACCAATCATCTTGACTTGGACATGACTGAATGGTTGGAAGATTATCTGCGTCGTACCAACCTTAGCCTGCTGATGGTGACGCACGACCGTTATTTCCTCGACCGTGTTTGTTCGGAGATTATCGAAATAGACAATCAGCAAGTTTATCAATATAAGGGAAATTACAGTTATTACCTCGAAAAACGTCAGGAACGTATCGAAGCTAAAAGTGTAGAAATTGAACGGGCTAATAATCTTTATCGTACGGAACTCGACTGGATGCGCCGGATGCCGCAGGCACGCGGACATAAAGCCCGTTATCGGGAAGATGCTTTCTATGAACTGGAAAAGGTGGCGAAGCAACGTTTTAATAACGATAACGTCAAACTGGAAGTAAAAGCATCCTATATCGGCAGCAAGATATTCGAAGCCGACCATTTGTACAAGAGCTTCGGTGACCTGAAGATTCTGGAAGACTTTTCTTATATCTTTGCCCGTTATGAGAAGATGGGTATTGTAGGAAACAACGGAACCGGAAAATCTACTTTCATCAAGATATTAATGGGGCAAGTACAGCCCGATAGCGGTATGGTAGACATTGGCGAAACGGTTCGTTTCGGCTATTACTCGCAGGATGGGCTTCAGTTTGATGAACAAATGAAGGTCATTGATGTAGTGCAGGATATTGCCGAAGTAATTGAATTGGGTAATGGAAAGAAACTGACAGCTTCACAATTCTTGCAGCATTTCTTGTTTACTCCCGAAACGCAGCATAGTTATGTCTATAAGTTGAGTGGGGGAGAGCGCCGTCGTCTTTACTTGTGCACTATCTTGATGCGTAACCCTAACTTCCTCGTGCTGGATGAGCCTACCAACGACCTCGATATTATCACATTGAATGTGCTTGAGGAATATCTTCAGAATTTCAAAGGTTGTGTGATTGTCGTTTCCCACGACCGTTACTTTATGGATAAGGTAGTAGATCACCTGATGGTATTCAACGGACAGGGCGACATCCGCGACTTCCCCGGCAATTATAGCGATTACCGCGACTGGAAGGAGGCGAAAGCGCAAAAGGAGAAAGAAGCAGAGAAGCCGCAGGAAGAAAAGACCGCCCGCGTCCGCCTGAACGACAAGCGGAAAATGAGTTTCAAGGAAAAGCGTGAATTTGAACAACTGGAAAAGGAAATTGCCGACCTGGAAACCGAAAAGGCACAGATTGAAGAACTTCTTTGCAGCGGTACGCTCTCCGTTGACGAACTGACCGAGAAATCGAAACGCTTGCCTGAGGTTAATGACTTGATTGATGAAAAGACGATGCGCTGGTTGGAACTCAGCGAAATAGAAAGCTGA
- a CDS encoding DUF3805 domain-containing protein — translation MKGKKFISPGAWFSMSYPSDWNEFEDGEGSFLFYNPDVWTGNFRISAFKGKAGYGKDAIRQELKENDSASLVQVGAWECAYSKEMFQEEGTYYTSHLWITGVDDIAFECSFTVPKGGVVKEAEEVIATLEIRKEGQKYPAELIPVRLSEIYLINEGYEWVVSTVKQELKKDFQGIEEDLEKLQQVIDSGKIGAKKKEEWLAIGITVCAILTNEVEGMEWKTLIDGNREAPVVQYNDRIIDPMKIAWSKVKAGEPCNVIEEYKSVIINH, via the coding sequence ATGAAAGGCAAGAAATTTATCTCTCCCGGGGCATGGTTTTCAATGAGCTATCCGTCAGACTGGAACGAGTTTGAAGATGGCGAAGGCTCTTTTCTTTTCTATAATCCCGATGTATGGACGGGAAATTTTCGTATATCCGCATTTAAAGGAAAAGCCGGTTATGGCAAAGACGCTATCCGGCAGGAACTGAAAGAGAACGATTCGGCTTCGTTGGTGCAAGTCGGAGCGTGGGAATGTGCGTATAGCAAAGAAATGTTTCAGGAGGAGGGAACTTATTATACTTCCCATTTGTGGATTACAGGTGTTGATGATATAGCTTTCGAATGTTCCTTTACTGTACCTAAAGGCGGAGTTGTGAAGGAGGCGGAAGAAGTGATCGCTACTTTGGAGATACGCAAAGAAGGACAGAAGTATCCTGCTGAACTGATTCCTGTCCGTCTTTCTGAAATCTATTTGATTAATGAAGGGTACGAATGGGTGGTATCTACCGTGAAGCAGGAACTGAAGAAAGATTTTCAGGGAATAGAAGAGGACTTGGAGAAACTTCAGCAAGTGATTGATAGCGGTAAGATAGGTGCGAAGAAAAAAGAGGAATGGCTGGCTATCGGTATTACTGTCTGTGCGATTCTGACGAATGAAGTGGAAGGTATGGAATGGAAGACGTTGATTGACGGTAACCGGGAAGCTCCTGTTGTTCAATATAATGACCGGATCATTGACCCGATGAAAATTGCATGGAGTAAAGTAAAGGCAGGTGAGCCTTGCAATGTCATTGAAGAGTATAAATCTGTGATTATTAATCACTAA
- a CDS encoding response regulator transcription factor produces MNDYRILVVDDEEDLCEILKFNLENEGYEVDTANSAEEAMKMDISSYHLILLDVMMGEISGFKMANILKKDKKTAKVPIIFITAKDTENDTVTGFNLGADDYISKPFSLREVIARVKAVLRRTVATETERAPERLTYQSLVIDITKKKVSIDNEEVPLTKKEFEILLLLVQNKGRVFSREDILARIWSDEVYVLDRTIDVNITRLRKKIGVYGKCIVTRLGYGYCFEAE; encoded by the coding sequence ATGAACGATTACCGTATTCTAGTTGTCGACGATGAAGAAGACCTCTGTGAGATACTGAAATTCAATCTTGAAAACGAAGGCTATGAGGTTGACACTGCAAACTCTGCCGAAGAAGCAATGAAGATGGACATCAGCAGCTATCATTTAATTCTCCTCGATGTGATGATGGGAGAAATCTCCGGATTCAAAATGGCGAATATCTTGAAGAAAGACAAGAAAACAGCGAAAGTGCCTATCATCTTTATCACGGCAAAAGATACCGAAAACGATACCGTGACCGGATTCAATCTGGGAGCGGACGATTATATTTCGAAACCTTTCTCTCTGCGTGAGGTCATTGCCCGTGTGAAGGCTGTACTAAGACGCACGGTAGCAACGGAAACGGAAAGAGCTCCCGAACGTCTTACTTATCAATCGCTCGTCATTGACATCACCAAGAAGAAAGTAAGTATCGACAACGAAGAAGTGCCATTGACCAAAAAAGAATTTGAGATATTGCTTCTGCTGGTACAGAATAAGGGACGTGTATTTTCGCGTGAAGACATCCTGGCCCGCATCTGGAGTGACGAAGTGTACGTGCTCGACCGTACCATCGACGTAAACATCACCCGTCTGCGTAAAAAGATTGGTGTATACGGCAAATGTATTGTCACCCGTCTCGGATACGGATACTGTTTTGAAGCTGAATAA
- a CDS encoding sensor histidine kinase, with protein sequence MNLPVTQKHFLSFSRKLFLSVISLFLVFAICFIAYQYQREREYKIELLNTKLQDYNSRLYEQLDEQAIDSEIINGYVNNHILEDLRVTLIDMEGNVVYDSYPSHNRQIENHQNRPEVQKAIKHGNGYDVRRTSETTGLPYFYSATRYKDYIVRSALPYNVSLINNLQADPHYLWFTIIVTLLLVIIFYKFTNKLGTSINQLREFAMRADRNEPIEMAMQSAFPHNELGEISQHIIQIYKRLHETKEALYIEREKLITHLQISHEGLGIFTKDKKEILVNNLFTQYSNLISDSNLETTEEVFAINELKEIIHFINKNQQERSRGKGEKRMSVTINKNGRTFIVECIIFQDASFEISINDVTQEEEQVRLKRQLTQNIAHELKTPVSSIQGYLETIVSNENIPREKINVFLERCYAQSNRLSRLLRDISVLTRMDEAASMIDMERVDISVLVGNIINEVSLELDEKHITVINSLKKSIQIKGNYSLLYSIFRNLMDNAIAYAGTNIQININCFREDEKFYYFSFADTGIGVSPEHLNRLFERFYRVDKGRSRKLGGTGLGLAIVKNAVIIHGGNISAKNNQGGGLEFVFTLAKEK encoded by the coding sequence ATGAACCTGCCTGTAACTCAAAAGCATTTTCTTTCTTTCAGCCGGAAGCTTTTCCTTTCGGTTATCTCACTGTTTCTGGTATTTGCCATTTGTTTCATTGCTTACCAGTATCAACGAGAACGGGAATACAAAATAGAACTGCTGAATACAAAATTGCAAGATTACAACAGCAGACTCTACGAACAGTTGGACGAACAAGCCATTGACAGTGAAATAATCAATGGATATGTCAACAACCATATTCTGGAAGATCTACGCGTAACCCTTATCGATATGGAAGGAAATGTGGTTTACGACAGTTATCCGAGCCATAACAGGCAGATAGAGAATCATCAGAACCGTCCGGAAGTACAAAAAGCAATAAAGCATGGCAACGGATATGACGTACGCCGTACTTCCGAAACAACCGGACTTCCCTATTTCTATTCAGCCACCCGCTATAAAGATTATATCGTTCGCTCGGCTTTGCCTTATAATGTCAGCCTCATCAACAATCTGCAAGCAGACCCGCACTATCTATGGTTTACCATCATCGTGACCTTATTATTAGTGATTATCTTCTATAAATTCACCAACAAACTGGGCACTTCCATCAACCAGCTCCGTGAATTTGCCATGCGCGCCGACCGGAACGAGCCTATCGAAATGGCTATGCAATCGGCTTTCCCGCACAATGAACTGGGGGAAATCTCCCAACATATCATTCAAATCTACAAACGACTGCACGAAACCAAAGAAGCTCTCTACATTGAGCGTGAAAAACTGATTACCCATCTTCAGATTTCACACGAAGGACTGGGTATATTCACAAAAGACAAGAAAGAAATTCTAGTCAACAACCTCTTTACCCAATACAGTAACCTGATCTCGGATTCAAATCTGGAAACGACAGAAGAAGTCTTTGCCATCAATGAACTGAAAGAAATTATTCATTTTATCAACAAGAACCAGCAAGAACGTTCAAGAGGAAAAGGTGAGAAACGAATGTCAGTCACCATCAACAAGAACGGACGGACATTTATCGTAGAATGTATCATCTTCCAGGATGCCAGCTTTGAAATCTCCATCAATGACGTCACCCAGGAAGAAGAGCAAGTAAGACTCAAACGCCAACTGACCCAAAATATCGCCCACGAATTGAAAACTCCCGTCAGCAGTATTCAGGGGTATTTGGAAACCATTGTCAGCAACGAGAATATTCCACGTGAGAAGATCAACGTATTCCTCGAACGTTGTTATGCACAAAGCAACCGTTTGAGCCGACTGTTACGTGACATCTCTGTACTCACCCGCATGGATGAAGCCGCCAGCATGATTGATATGGAACGAGTGGATATCAGTGTATTAGTAGGAAACATTATCAATGAGGTGTCACTGGAACTGGACGAAAAGCATATCACAGTAATCAACTCCCTGAAAAAGAGCATACAAATCAAAGGTAATTACTCACTGCTCTATTCCATCTTCCGCAACCTGATGGACAATGCCATTGCATACGCCGGAACCAATATTCAAATAAATATCAACTGTTTCCGCGAAGATGAGAAATTCTACTATTTCAGCTTTGCCGACACAGGTATAGGAGTGTCTCCCGAACATCTGAACCGCCTCTTCGAACGCTTCTACCGGGTAGACAAAGGACGCTCACGAAAACTGGGCGGAACAGGATTAGGGCTGGCTATCGTAAAAAATGCCGTTATTATCCACGGCGGCAACATCTCCGCCAAAAATAATCAGGGTGGCGGACTGGAATTCGTATTTACGCTGGCAAAGGAGAAATAA
- a CDS encoding glycoside hydrolase family 3 C-terminal domain-containing protein → MIISGMLALLLGSAVQAQTIPVYLDNTKPVEERIEDALNRMTLEEKVAMTHAQSKFCSPGVARLGIPEFWMTDGPHGIRPEVLWDEWEQAGWSNDSCVAFPALTCLAATWNPEVSMLYGKSIGEEARYRNKSVLLGPGVNIYRTPLNGRNFEYMGEDPYLAGQMVVPYIQGVQQNGVAACVKHYALNNQEVNRHTTNVIVDDRALYEIYLPAFKAAVRQGKAWAIMGSYNLYKGQHGCHNQYLLNDILKGEWGFDGVVVSDWGGTHDTEEAIHNGLDMEFGSWTNGLSNGASNAYDNYYLAYPYLTLIKEGKVGTKELDDKVRRILRLAYRTTMDRERPWGALCSEAHFAAARHIGEEGIVLLQNNNNVLPIDLDKVKKIAVIGENAVKMMTVGGGSSSLKVKHELSPLDGIRTRFGNRAEVVYARGYVGDPTGEYNGVKSGQDLKDDRLPEELIAEAVEVAKEADYVIFVGGLNKSAHQDCEDADRKELGLPYGQNEVIKALAQANKNLVVVNISGNAVSMPWIKDVPAVLQAWYLGSEAGSAIAAILAGDVNPSGKLPFTFPAALEDVGAHKLGDYPGVLRADGSNIVDEEYNEGIFVGYRWADKQKTKPLFPFGHGLSYTTFKYGKAVADKKVMGADETLTITVPVTNTGSREGSEVVQLYISDLKSSLPRPVKELKGFSKVRLAPGETKEITFTVNEDALKFFDDTRHQWVSEAGKFEAVIASSATDVKSRVPFELK, encoded by the coding sequence ATGATTATTTCGGGTATGTTGGCCCTATTGTTGGGTAGTGCGGTTCAGGCGCAAACGATTCCCGTTTATTTGGATAATACAAAACCTGTAGAGGAAAGAATAGAAGATGCGCTCAACCGTATGACTTTGGAAGAGAAAGTGGCGATGACACATGCCCAGTCCAAGTTTTGCTCACCGGGTGTGGCACGTTTGGGAATTCCCGAATTCTGGATGACAGACGGTCCTCATGGTATTCGTCCCGAAGTGCTTTGGGATGAGTGGGAACAGGCCGGATGGTCTAATGATTCTTGTGTGGCTTTTCCTGCACTGACTTGTCTGGCGGCAACATGGAACCCTGAAGTGTCTATGCTTTATGGAAAGAGTATCGGTGAAGAGGCGCGTTATCGTAATAAGTCCGTGTTGTTAGGTCCCGGAGTGAATATTTACCGTACTCCGCTGAACGGGCGTAATTTCGAATATATGGGTGAAGACCCTTATCTGGCCGGACAAATGGTAGTTCCTTATATACAGGGGGTACAACAGAATGGCGTTGCCGCTTGCGTAAAACACTATGCGCTGAATAATCAGGAAGTGAACCGCCATACCACCAACGTTATTGTGGATGACCGTGCTTTGTATGAAATTTATCTGCCTGCTTTCAAGGCGGCTGTCCGGCAGGGCAAGGCTTGGGCCATCATGGGATCTTACAACTTGTATAAAGGTCAGCACGGTTGTCATAACCAATATTTGCTGAATGATATCCTGAAAGGTGAATGGGGATTTGACGGAGTGGTTGTTTCCGACTGGGGAGGTACCCACGACACGGAAGAAGCTATTCATAATGGCTTGGATATGGAGTTCGGCAGTTGGACAAACGGACTTTCCAATGGGGCAAGCAATGCTTATGATAACTACTATCTGGCATATCCGTATCTTACATTGATAAAGGAAGGCAAAGTAGGAACAAAAGAGTTGGATGATAAAGTGAGGCGCATTCTTCGTCTGGCTTATCGGACAACAATGGATAGGGAACGTCCTTGGGGTGCTTTGTGCTCGGAAGCTCATTTTGCTGCCGCCCGTCATATCGGTGAGGAGGGTATTGTGTTGCTGCAGAACAATAACAATGTATTGCCTATTGATTTGGATAAGGTGAAAAAGATTGCTGTGATTGGTGAAAATGCTGTGAAGATGATGACAGTGGGCGGTGGTAGTTCTTCACTGAAAGTGAAACATGAGCTTTCTCCGTTGGATGGGATCAGAACTAGATTCGGAAATAGGGCGGAAGTTGTTTATGCCCGTGGATATGTGGGTGATCCTACAGGTGAGTATAACGGTGTGAAGTCTGGTCAGGACTTGAAAGACGACCGTTTGCCGGAAGAACTTATTGCTGAAGCAGTGGAAGTTGCCAAAGAGGCTGATTATGTGATCTTTGTCGGTGGGTTGAACAAGAGTGCGCATCAGGATTGCGAGGATGCAGACCGCAAGGAACTTGGTCTGCCTTATGGACAAAATGAGGTGATAAAAGCTTTGGCACAGGCTAACAAAAATCTGGTTGTCGTCAATATCTCGGGTAATGCAGTATCTATGCCGTGGATTAAGGATGTTCCGGCTGTGCTTCAGGCATGGTACTTAGGTTCGGAAGCCGGCAGTGCGATAGCGGCAATTTTGGCAGGTGATGTGAACCCGTCGGGGAAATTGCCGTTTACTTTCCCGGCTGCTCTGGAGGATGTAGGTGCTCATAAATTAGGCGATTATCCGGGTGTTCTTAGAGCGGATGGCAGTAATATTGTGGATGAGGAATACAATGAAGGAATTTTCGTAGGTTATCGTTGGGCGGATAAACAGAAAACAAAACCTTTGTTTCCTTTCGGACATGGTTTGAGTTATACTACTTTTAAATATGGAAAGGCTGTAGCTGATAAGAAGGTAATGGGAGCGGATGAAACGCTTACTATTACTGTACCGGTAACAAATACAGGTAGTCGTGAGGGTAGCGAAGTAGTACAATTGTATATCAGTGACTTGAAATCATCATTGCCTCGTCCTGTAAAGGAGCTGAAAGGATTCAGTAAAGTGAGGCTGGCTCCGGGTGAGACAAAGGAGATTACTTTTACTGTCAATGAAGATGCTTTGAAATTCTTTGATGACACCCGTCATCAGTGGGTGTCAGAAGCGGGTAAGTTCGAGGCAGTCATAGCATCTTCCGCTACAGATGTCAAGTCCAGAGTTCCTTTTGAGCTAAAATAG
- a CDS encoding glycoside hydrolase family 5 protein, with amino-acid sequence MKYIIYVLLFVGGFASCQQKQAQQQEIAPAPEAFVRVSGQDLIQPDGSKLFIKGTNLGNWLNPEGYMFGFNKTNSGCFINEMFCQMVGPDFVTEFWKQFKDNYITRKDVEFIASTGANTIRLPFHYKLFTDEDYMGLTGRQDGFARVDSVVNWCRDNNLYLILDMHDAPGGQTGDNIDDSYGYPWLFESEVSQRLFCDIWKEIADYYKNEPVILGYELINEPIAPYFENMEELNAKLEPLHKRALKAIREVDNNHIVLIGGAQWNGNFKPFKDAAYDDKLMYTCHRYGGDPTKEAIQTLINFRDSVNLPMYMGEIGHNTDEWQAAFCKVMEENNIGYTFWPYKKIDGSSFMGIKVPEGWEQVVAFSEAPRATYKEIRDARPDQEVAKKAMSAFIENSKCENCMPQTGYIRSLGLWVNK; translated from the coding sequence ATGAAATATATAATTTATGTATTATTGTTTGTGGGGGGATTTGCTTCATGTCAGCAAAAACAGGCGCAGCAACAGGAAATTGCGCCTGCTCCTGAAGCATTCGTGCGTGTGTCCGGACAGGACTTGATTCAGCCGGACGGTAGCAAACTATTTATTAAAGGTACGAATCTGGGTAACTGGTTGAATCCCGAAGGATATATGTTCGGCTTCAATAAAACTAATTCCGGATGTTTCATCAATGAGATGTTTTGTCAGATGGTAGGTCCGGACTTTGTGACAGAATTTTGGAAACAGTTTAAAGACAACTATATCACCCGCAAGGATGTGGAATTTATCGCTTCTACGGGGGCAAATACCATTCGTCTTCCTTTCCATTATAAACTCTTCACTGATGAGGACTATATGGGGCTGACAGGGAGGCAGGACGGATTTGCCCGTGTGGACAGTGTCGTGAACTGGTGTCGTGATAATAATCTTTACCTGATTCTGGATATGCACGATGCTCCGGGCGGACAGACAGGTGATAATATTGATGACAGTTACGGTTATCCCTGGCTGTTTGAAAGCGAGGTAAGTCAACGGTTGTTCTGTGATATTTGGAAGGAGATTGCCGATTATTATAAGAATGAGCCTGTTATATTGGGATATGAGTTAATCAACGAGCCTATCGCTCCCTATTTTGAAAATATGGAAGAACTGAACGCAAAGCTGGAACCTCTGCACAAGCGTGCGTTGAAAGCTATTCGTGAGGTGGATAACAATCATATTGTTCTGATCGGAGGAGCACAGTGGAATGGTAACTTCAAGCCGTTCAAGGACGCTGCTTATGACGATAAACTGATGTACACTTGCCATCGTTACGGAGGTGATCCTACAAAGGAAGCTATCCAGACTCTTATTAATTTCCGTGACAGTGTGAACCTGCCGATGTATATGGGTGAAATCGGTCACAATACTGATGAATGGCAGGCGGCTTTTTGTAAGGTGATGGAAGAAAACAACATCGGGTACACGTTCTGGCCGTATAAAAAGATAGATGGTTCTTCGTTTATGGGTATCAAGGTGCCGGAAGGTTGGGAGCAAGTAGTTGCTTTCTCGGAAGCACCTCGCGCTACTTACAAAGAGATACGGGATGCACGCCCTGATCAGGAGGTGGCAAAGAAAGCGATGTCGGCATTTATAGAGAATAGTAAATGTGAGAATTGTATGCCGCAAACGGGTTATATCCGTTCGCTGGGCTTGTGGGTTAATAAATAA
- the bglX gene encoding beta-glucosidase BglX, with protein MKHFKLSSACLLMLSFFACTPQAGSEKDRDIDNKVEELLGKMTLQEKIGQMNQLSPNGSIDQIAGVIKEGKVGSLLNLTDPELVNKVQEIAVKESRLGIPVLMSRDVIHGYKTIFPIPLGQAATFNPRIAEDGARIAAVEASADGIRWTFAPMIDISRDPRWGRMAESCGEDPYLSAVMGAAMVKGFQGDSLDDPTAIAACAKHFVGYGAAEGGKDYNSTFIPERELRNVYFPPFEAAAKAGCATFMTSFNDNDGVPSTGNSFILKEVLRGEWNYDGVVVTDWASATEMIAHGFCKDAKEAAEKSVNAGIDMEMVSGSFMENLETLVKEKKVSVATIDNAVRNILRLKFRLGLFDNPYVISDQTVKYAESHLAKAKEAVEQSVILLKNDNEVLPLGEMVRTVAVVGPMADAPHDQMGTWVFDGEKEHTQTPLKALREMYGDKVQIIYEPGLAYSRDKQTSGIAKAVAAARRADVVLAFVGEESILSGEAHSLADLNLRGAQSELIEALAKAGKPLVTVVMAGRPLTIGKEVDESAAVLYSFHPGTMGGPAIADLLFGKVVPSGKTPVTFPKMVGQVPVYYAHHHTGRAPSGKETLIDDIPFEAGQTSLGCTSFYMDAGFGPLFPFGYGLSYTTFAYDVLELSADKLAANATLTARVNVTNTGKYAGTEVVQLYVQDKVASVARPVKELKGFQRVTLQPGETKTVTFSLPVSELAFWNIDMKKVVEPGEFKLWLGTNSEEGLSADFEVIN; from the coding sequence ATGAAACATTTCAAACTGTCTTCTGCCTGTTTGCTTATGCTTTCTTTCTTTGCCTGCACACCGCAAGCTGGTAGTGAGAAGGATAGGGACATAGACAATAAGGTCGAAGAACTGCTGGGTAAGATGACTTTGCAGGAAAAAATAGGGCAGATGAATCAGTTGAGTCCGAATGGAAGCATTGATCAGATAGCCGGGGTGATAAAAGAAGGAAAAGTGGGTTCTCTGTTGAATCTGACTGACCCTGAATTGGTGAATAAAGTGCAGGAAATAGCTGTGAAGGAATCCCGGTTGGGGATTCCTGTCCTGATGTCGCGTGATGTGATTCATGGATACAAAACTATATTTCCTATTCCATTGGGGCAAGCGGCAACCTTTAATCCCCGAATTGCAGAGGATGGAGCCCGCATAGCCGCTGTTGAGGCATCTGCCGATGGTATTCGCTGGACTTTTGCTCCGATGATTGATATTTCCCGTGATCCGAGATGGGGACGTATGGCGGAAAGTTGTGGCGAAGATCCTTATCTGTCTGCTGTGATGGGAGCGGCGATGGTTAAGGGGTTTCAGGGGGATTCTCTGGACGATCCGACAGCCATAGCGGCATGTGCCAAGCATTTTGTGGGTTATGGTGCCGCTGAAGGTGGCAAGGATTATAATTCGACATTCATACCGGAACGTGAATTGCGCAATGTCTATTTCCCTCCTTTCGAGGCGGCTGCCAAGGCAGGGTGTGCCACGTTCATGACTTCTTTTAATGATAATGACGGAGTGCCTTCTACCGGTAATTCCTTTATATTAAAAGAGGTGCTGCGTGGAGAATGGAATTATGACGGCGTAGTTGTGACGGATTGGGCGTCGGCTACCGAGATGATTGCGCACGGTTTCTGCAAAGATGCGAAGGAAGCGGCTGAAAAGTCGGTCAATGCAGGTATAGATATGGAAATGGTAAGCGGTTCCTTTATGGAAAATCTGGAGACTTTGGTAAAAGAAAAAAAGGTTTCGGTAGCTACTATTGATAATGCAGTTCGTAATATCTTACGTTTAAAGTTCCGCTTAGGGTTGTTCGATAATCCTTATGTGATATCAGATCAAACAGTAAAATATGCGGAAAGTCATTTGGCGAAAGCGAAAGAAGCAGTAGAGCAGTCGGTCATCTTATTGAAGAATGATAACGAGGTTCTTCCTTTGGGGGAGATGGTGCGTACGGTTGCTGTAGTCGGCCCGATGGCGGATGCCCCTCATGATCAGATGGGTACGTGGGTGTTTGATGGTGAAAAGGAACATACACAGACTCCGCTGAAGGCATTGCGGGAAATGTATGGAGACAAGGTTCAGATTATTTATGAACCGGGATTGGCCTATAGCCGCGACAAACAGACTTCGGGTATAGCAAAGGCGGTGGCAGCAGCTCGGCGGGCGGATGTGGTACTGGCTTTTGTCGGTGAAGAATCTATTCTGTCGGGCGAAGCTCACTCCTTGGCTGATTTGAATTTGCGTGGAGCGCAATCGGAATTGATTGAAGCGTTGGCAAAAGCCGGTAAACCGCTGGTGACGGTGGTTATGGCAGGTCGTCCGCTCACTATTGGTAAAGAAGTGGATGAATCGGCTGCCGTGCTTTATTCCTTTCATCCGGGAACGATGGGTGGTCCGGCTATTGCAGATTTACTGTTCGGCAAGGTTGTTCCGAGTGGGAAGACTCCGGTTACTTTTCCGAAGATGGTGGGACAGGTCCCTGTTTATTATGCGCATCATCACACGGGACGTGCTCCCAGCGGCAAGGAAACATTGATTGATGATATTCCATTCGAAGCCGGGCAGACCTCGTTGGGTTGCACTTCTTTTTATATGGATGCAGGTTTTGGTCCTTTGTTCCCCTTTGGTTACGGATTGTCGTATACTACTTTTGCCTATGATGTGTTGGAATTATCGGCTGATAAATTGGCGGCAAATGCTACATTGACGGCGAGAGTGAACGTGACGAATACCGGAAAGTATGCCGGAACAGAAGTTGTCCAGCTCTATGTGCAGGATAAGGTGGCTTCTGTAGCCCGTCCGGTGAAGGAGTTAAAAGGTTTCCAGCGTGTCACTTTACAGCCGGGAGAGACCAAGACTGTAACTTTCTCATTGCCCGTCAGTGAATTGGCTTTCTGGAACATTGATATGAAGAAGGTGGTGGAGCCCGGAGAATTTAAGTTGTGGTTGGGTACAAACAGTGAGGAAGGACTTTCCGCTGATTTTGAAGTAATAAATTAA